Genomic segment of Rickettsiella endosymbiont of Xylota segnis:
CAACGAGCGAAGAAATAGCCTTAGGAAATCCAACAAGTTGTGATAGTACCGAAGATTGCAGCAAATTAATCTGCAGGGATCCTAAAACAGAAGCCACCTATCAGCAAGTAGGTTATAAAGCAGATGGATCGGGTACCCATCTTTCGTATACTTCAGCGCGTGTCGCGAAGTCTGTTTACAATATTTACGAAAAGTCTGAAACAAAACCTAAGTTATCTGCTTATATCACTGACTGGTGTCAATATGATGCAAGATTGCAAAATGAAACGGATCCTACGCAAGCTGGACGTGGTTTTGATCTAAACAAAATCGACCCAAATGCATTTGATCGAATTATCTTTTCTTTCATGGGTATCTGTGGAGATTTTGGAGAAAAAGCTCCAGTAATGCAGAAATCAATTGACGGCTGGAATAAGCAAGCACCCACTGCAATGAAAGAGGGACACATTGTACTAATGGATCCGTGGGGGGATCTCGCAACTTATACCAATGTAGGTTTAAGCCAAGGACATATGGACTTAACTTATGACAATTACCTCAACTTTTATCAACAAGAAAAAGCAGCAGGTTTATTAGGTGGAATGAGAGAGCTTAAGAAAAAAAATCCCGATTTAAAATACTCTTTTAGCGTAGGAGGTTGGACCTTATCAGGATTTTTCTCTGATATGGTAAAAAATCAAAACATGCGCAAAGAGTTTATCGATAGTGCCATTGATTTCATGAAAAGATTTCCGATGTTTGATGGTATTGATATCGACTGGGAATATCCAGGCGCCGAAGGAAATGCAGGAAATCATGTAGATCCCGAAAACGACGGTAATAATTATGCCTTACTAATTAAAGAATTACGCTCGGCATTGGATGTTACATTTGGTAAAAAAACAAAAACCATCACGATTGCGATGAGTGCTGATCCTGAAAAAATGAAGTTTAGTAACATAGCAGGTTTAAAAAATGCGGGTCTAGATTTTATTTTTTTGATGAGTTATGACTTTTTTGGTACTGGTTGGGCACCCAGCTTAGCGCATCATAGCAATTTACAGGAATCACTACTCTCTGCTTTTGCTGGGGTCAAAGCATTGAATTATTTGGAAAGTGAAGGCATTCCAACCAATATGATTCATTTAGGTGTGGCAAACTATGCTCGTGCTGCAGCAGAAGCTGATTTGAGTTCATTAAAATATAATATACAAGGTAAAGCTTTGGGAAGTTTTGAAAACGGTGCTTATGAATTCTTTGATTTAATCAAAAACGTTTTTGATTTAGAAGGAAAAGCTGCTCAAGGTAAGAATGACTTCCATCTTATGACCGATACTGATGCCGATGCCGATGTTTTATATAATCCTAATACTAAACATTACATATCCCTTGATACACCCCGAACAGCAAAGAACAAAGGGGATTATGTTAAAAAGCATGGTTTAGCAGGTTGTTTTAGTTGGTCTGCCGATCAAGATGATGGGTTATTAGCCAATGCTTGCAGAGAAGGTATGGGCTATAAGGTCATTAAGGAAAATTTTTCTATGGACCCTCTATATAATAAAGGTAAAGAATTTAATATGCCTGGAAAATCTAAAAAATAAATAATACTTAAAAAATTTAATCTATTTAATTTTAAGAGTGCTTTTTAGGCACTCTTTTTTTTAATCAAAAACCTTTTATTTAATTGACGACACATCTTATTCAATTAAGGTCCTTTGTTCAGCGATTTGGAGTTGATGAGGTTTTCAATCCACACCCAACGTCGATTAAAGAAAGTGCAGCTGGTGTTGTTTACGTGCTGCGAGTAAAATTTATAATTCCGGTAGTCGTAAGCTTGTGTTAAAGGTATTAGGGGAATTACGGTATTTAGAAGAGTCGCGTATTTTAGGTCGCAGAAAACTCCTGTAAAGACTATTTACACTTTATTAAGAAATGATGTCAATGTTTGATTATTTTGGTGCGCCCGGAGGGACTCGAACCCCCGACACCCAGGTTCGAAGCCTGGTACTCTATCCAGCTGAGCTACGGGCGCATGTTCCCAAAGAGCCCGGCATTCTAACAGTTTATCCTTCATCCAGCTAGTCTCCTGCTTAAGCAATTTGATAGTGATGTAGGGAATTTGTAACAATTCTCCCTGCTGCTTTCTGAAGATGATCACTATTTAAATGCGCATAGCGCAGAACCATTTCAAAAGAAGACCATCCACCCAGTTGTTGTAACTCTTGTAATGACGTCCCATTTTGCACATGCCAAGACGCCCAAGTATGACGCAAATCATGCCAATGAAAATTTTCTATTTCAGCTCTTTTCAGTGCTTTGCGCCAAGCAGCCGTATTACATTGCTTAACTGGTTTACCTTCATAAGTGAACACAAACTCAATGTGTTTACCCATCTGTTTTCGGATAAGATCGACTGCTTCATCATTAAGAGGTACAGGTATTGCCGTTCTAGTTTTTGATTGTGATGCACTCACAAAGGCATGTCGTCTTACTAAATCGACATTTCTCCATTTTAATCCTAAAACATTCGCTTTTCTTAAGCCTGTTAACAAAGCAAAAGCTGCCATATCCGATAAATGAGGAGGTAACTCCTTCAGCAATCGGCATGCCTCTTCTTTTGTTAGCCAGCGTTCACGCTCATGTCCTTCATCCAGCAAAGATATGGAATGAATTTTGTCAATCCAACCCCACTTAGTGGCCTTATTAAGAACGGCTCTTAGTACTTCTAACATTCTATTTACAGTAGCAGCAGTTACCCCTATTTCTTTTTTCGCTTCAATAATTTCATCTATTAGTGTGTCATCGATTTCACTTAATCTTTTGTTGCTTAGGTAAAGATCCAGCCACCTAAGATGAAATTCAGCTTCTTCCATACTGCGTTTGCTTCTACGTTTGCAAAACGCCTAACCATTTGATTACGGCCTCATGCCATAAACGCTCTGGTTTTTCGTTTAACTTATTTTGGCGCCAGAGATCAGCTTTTAGTTGATCATGTAGTTCTTGCGCCGCTATTTTATGGGTAGTCCCAGTCGATTTTTGTATTCTCTTACCGTTGTGGGTAAGGTCAATCCACCAAACTTTGTTTCTCGCGTAGAGTGCCATTTTGTTTTTCTCCTATTGTTAGAGACACCCTGCGATACTTGGTTGCAGGGAGAATCGTAAAGTGATCTGAGATAATTAACAAGGTCTTCTTCTAGAAAGCACCAACTTCTTCCAGGCTTAGCAGCAGATATTTTTTTGTTGGCTGCCAATCTTCTAAGGCCTCCCGAACTCATCTTTAAAAACAAAGCTGCTTCTTCCAAATTGAAAGTTTTCATTTTTGTAACCTCCAATTATCTAAAACAAAATGTAATCGTTTAAA
This window contains:
- a CDS encoding glycoside hydrolase family 18 protein; translation: MNNDQVVPWDHQSGAGPFYVVFASQIWKNGWWVEAEHCPGKWQEDPNHNPWRSDRPATSEEIALGNPTSCDSTEDCSKLICRDPKTEATYQQVGYKADGSGTHLSYTSARVAKSVYNIYEKSETKPKLSAYITDWCQYDARLQNETDPTQAGRGFDLNKIDPNAFDRIIFSFMGICGDFGEKAPVMQKSIDGWNKQAPTAMKEGHIVLMDPWGDLATYTNVGLSQGHMDLTYDNYLNFYQQEKAAGLLGGMRELKKKNPDLKYSFSVGGWTLSGFFSDMVKNQNMRKEFIDSAIDFMKRFPMFDGIDIDWEYPGAEGNAGNHVDPENDGNNYALLIKELRSALDVTFGKKTKTITIAMSADPEKMKFSNIAGLKNAGLDFIFLMSYDFFGTGWAPSLAHHSNLQESLLSAFAGVKALNYLESEGIPTNMIHLGVANYARAAAEADLSSLKYNIQGKALGSFENGAYEFFDLIKNVFDLEGKAAQGKNDFHLMTDTDADADVLYNPNTKHYISLDTPRTAKNKGDYVKKHGLAGCFSWSADQDDGLLANACREGMGYKVIKENFSMDPLYNKGKEFNMPGKSKK
- a CDS encoding helix-turn-helix domain-containing protein, which translates into the protein MKTFNLEEAALFLKMSSGGLRRLAANKKISAAKPGRSWCFLEEDLVNYLRSLYDSPCNQVSQGVSNNRRKTKWHSTRETKFGGLTLPTTVREYKNRLGLPIK